CCGACGTCAGCGACGATACAAACCGTGCCAGGAACTTCGGGTTGATCGGCATCGCTTTCGGCACCGGCTTCGCGCTCGGTCCTGTGATCGGCGGCCTTCTTGGCGAGTTGGGTCCACGCGTCCCATTTTACGGCGCGGCCGCGCTCTCCTTCGCCAACTTCGCGATCGGCCTGTTCCTTCTCCCCGAGACGCTTCAACCGGCAAATCGGCGCCGCTTCGAGTGGCATCGGGCAAACCCGCTCGGCGCGCTGAAGCAGATGCGCAACTATCCCGGAATCGGCTGGGTGGGTCTCGTCTTCTTCCTCTACTGGCTCGCCCATGCCGTCTATCCGGCGGTCTGGTCCTTCGTTTCGTCCTATCGCTACGGCTGGAGCGAGGGGCAGATCGGATTGTCACTCGGCATTTTCGGCGTTGGCGGAGCGCTGGTGATGGCGGTCGTCCTGCCGCGTGTCGTGTCGAAATTCGGTGAGCGAAGGACGGCGACGCTCGGTCTCGTCTTTACGGCGCTTGGCATGGCCGGCTACGCGGCTGCCTGGCAGGGCTGGATGGTTTATGTCGTGATCGTCGCGACGGCGCTCGAAAGTCTCGCCGATCCGCCATTGCGCAGCATCGCGTCGGTCCACGTGCCGCCCTCGGCGCAAGGCGAACTGCAGGGAGCTCTTACCAGCATTTCGAGTATAACGACGATCCTCGGGCCGCTTCTGTTCACGCAGATTTTCGCCCTCTTCACGAGCCTGGCAGCCGGTTACGCGTTCTCCGGCGCGCCTTACGCGGTGGCGGCGTGCCTGATCGTCGCAAGCCTGTCCGTATTCCTGCTGCGAGTGCGGCACGTCGGCGCATTTCAGGTCACCGAGCCGACTTCGGTGAACGGTCCTCGGGAACAGTTTGCGCCACGATCGCAAGCGCCGGCGGATTGATCAATTTTCTTGATAGTCCGATGAAAAATTAAGCAGATTCGCCGTTGTCGCTAGCGCCCGTCCCGGTGGTGCTGTAATTCGGCTTACTCCTAGAATTTGATGCCCACTGCGCCGCAGAGCGAGGATTATTCCATGCTGACCGCGAACCGAGAGCTTGTGTCTGCACAAACCGACAATTCGTGGGGCACCCACTTCCGGGCCAGCGTTTACCTCGGCGTACCCTTCATCGGTGCGCAGCTTGCGCAGCTCGCCATCAATACCACCGACGTGCTGATGGTCGGCAGGCTCGGAGCGGTCCAGCTTGCCGCGATCATCCTCGCCACACAGTTCTTTTTCACCATCTTCATATTCGGCAGCGGCTTCGCAAATGCCGTGGTGCCCATGGTCGCGCAGGCGCAGGGGCGGGGCGACAGAGTGTCGGTCCGCCGCTCCGTGCGCATGGGCATGTGGGTGGTCCTGCTCTATGGGCTCGTGACCGCGCCGATCCTCTGGATGGCCGAGCCGATCCTGCTTCTTGCCGGCCAGAAGCCGGAAGTTTCGGCTCTCGCTGCGGAATATCTGCACATCGCGCAATGGGCGATCTTTCCGAGCCTGATCTTCATGGTGCTGCTGGCGTTTCTGAGCGGCCTGGAGCGGGCCGGGATCATACTTTACGTGACGCTCGCGACCCTGGTTCTCAACGCCGTGCTCTGCTATCTGCTGATCTACGGCCATTTCGGCTTTCCGGCGCTTGGTATATTCGGTGCCGCGGTCGCTGCTCTCGGCGTGGCGCTGCTTGGTGCGGCGCTGACGATCGGCTACATACGCAGCCAGCCGGAACTCGATCGGCATGAGCTTTTTGTGCGCTTCTGGCGCCCGGACTGGCCGGCTTTCCGCGAGGTCATCTATCTCGGCGTTCCGATTTCGCTGACGATCCTTGCGGAAGTGAGCCTCTTCACCGTCGCTTCGCTGCTGATGGGAACGATCGGCACCATCGAACTCGCGGCGCATGGCATCGCGCTCCAGTTCGCGTCGATCGCCTTCATGATTCCGCTCGGCCTTGCCCAGGCGGGCACGGTTCGCGTCGGCCTTGCCTATGGCAGCGGCGATCTCCTCGGCGTCCGGCGCGCCGCCGTCGCCGTGCTCGCCCTCGGTTCTTGGTTCGCAGCCGTGGGCAGCACGATCTTCGCACTGCTTCCCTATCAACTCGCGACCCTCTATCTCGACACCGGCCGGCCCGACGCCGCCGAGGTGCTTGCCTTCGCCGGTCCGCTGATCGTCATTGCTGGCGCGTTCCAACTGGTCGATGGGCTCCAGGCGATCGCCGCCGGCATGCTGCGCGGACTGAAGGACACGACCGTGCCGATGATCCTGGCGATGATTTCCTATTGGCCGATCGGTTTCGTCTGCGCCTGGGCCTTCGCCTTTCCGCTAGAATTCGGCGGCGTCGGCGTCTGGTTCGGCTTCGCGCTGGGGCTGGCGGCGGCCGCCCTGCTGCTCAACTGGCGCTTCTTCCGCCTCATCCACTCGATGCGCAGACCTGCTGCCGTGTGATCACGATGATTTAAGGTCGGATCGACCTAAAATCATGAACGTGATCGATTCTAATAGGTTAGAGCGGGAGACGGGCGGAAAACCGCACACACTTTTCCTCATCCCGCTCTAGCAATCGAGCGATGCACGAACTGGGCAAAAGAATAGCCGGACGGGCAGGGGATGCCGTCCGGCTCATAGTGAGCGGTCCCACCAGGGGAAGAAATGGAACCGCTTGTGAAACTTCCTGGCAGAAGTTTCCTGGAGGCATTTCATCTCAGGGCGTTGGCGACGTTCTTGCCGTCGCGGTCGCCTTCACTTTTTCCTCAGCCCATCCGTTGCTGCCGACAGGACCGTCACGCGGTCACGGGTCTCGTTGCGAAGCGCTTGCATGGTCGCAAAAATCATTGCGAAAAACATCGCCATCGAAAATATCGCAAGTCCCATGGCCGTCTCCTTTCACCTGCTACAACGGCATGCCATTCAGAAAAGTTCCATTCACTTGTTGTTTCAGGCTACAACTTCCGGTGTGAAGTCATCTTGAACGCTGGGTTCATCTAGCATTCATCCTTGGGGCGCTGCTGTTTCCGGTGGAACAGGGCGAGGTGGATCGCGCCACCCTTGCGATTGGCCACGGTCCGTGACAAAAGGCTTCACCAAACGGAAACAGGCGCGATGACCACGGCTTTCTATCCCGGCTCCTTTGATCCGATGACGAACGGTCATCTTGATGTGCTCGTTCAGGCGCTTAACGTCGCGTCGAAGGTGATCGTCGCGATCGGCATTCACCCCGGCAAGACGCCGCTCTTTTCCTTCGACGAACGGGCAGGTCTGATCCGTCGCTCGCTCAGTGAATCCCTGCCGCAAAGGGCGGGGGACATCGCCGTCGTCGCCTTCGACAACCTGGTCGTCGATGCCGCCCGTCAGCATGGAGCAAGCCTTCTGGTGCGTGGGTTGCGGGACGGCACGGATCTCGATTACGAGATGCAGATGGCCGGCATGAACAGGCAAATGGCCCCCGATATCCAGACACTGTTTCTGCCCGCGGGGACAGCATCCCGGCCCATTACGGCCACATTGGTCCGGCAGATCGCAGCCATGGGCGGCAACGTCAGCGCCTTTGTTCCCGGGCCGGTCTTTCAGGCGCTGCAGGCGAAGCACAAAGCCTGAGCTTCCACCACGCAAGGAGAACGCATGAAAATCCTCCAATTCGCTTTTGCAGGCGCCCTGGCGCTCGCCACCCTCACGGGAGGCGCTCAGGCCCAGTCGAGCGACAATTTCCTGACGATCGAGCTCAAGGACGGCCCCGTCGTCATCGAGCTGCGCCCGGACATCGCGCCGAAGCACGTGCAGCAGATCAAGGAACTGGCCGCCGCCGGCGAATACGACAACGTCGCCTTCCATCGGGTAATCAAAGGTTTCATGGCACAGACCGGCGACGTCCAGTATGGCGACATGAAAGACGGCTTTCAGCCGGAGTCTGCCGGCACGGGCGGCTCTTCGAAGCCGGACCTCAAGGCCGAGTTCTCGGATGTTCCCTTCGAGCGCGGCACCATCGGCATGGCGCGCTCGCAGAGCCCGGACAGCGCCAACTCGCAATTCTTCATCATGTTCGCTCCGGGCGATTTCCTGAACGGCCAATACACGGTCGTTGGCAAGGTCGTCGAAGGCATGGAGAATGTCGACAACATCAAGCTTGGCGACGACGCCAACAACGGCGCCGTCACGGACCCTGACCGCATGATCAGCGTCAAGGTCGGCAAATAGGATCAGACAGAAGGAGAAAAACCATGGCCGAGATCAAAGATCCGGAAAACACGATCATCATGGAGACCACCAAGGGCAGGGTGGTGATCGAGCTTCGGCCGGACGTGGCTCCGGGCCATGTCGCCCGAATCAAGGAACTGTCGCGCGAGGGCGCCTATGACGGCGTCGTGTTCCATCGCGTGATCGAGGACTTCATGG
This DNA window, taken from Sinorhizobium fredii NGR234, encodes the following:
- a CDS encoding TCR/Tet family MFS transporter, with the translated sequence MLDRKFVRRGLFLVFLILLLDIMGIAIIVPVLPSYLQELTGANVGEAAIEGGWLLLVYSGMQFLFAPVIGNLSDRFGRRPILLASVLTFAIDNLICALATSYWMLFVGRILAGISGASFGTASAFIADVSDDTNRARNFGLIGIAFGTGFALGPVIGGLLGELGPRVPFYGAAALSFANFAIGLFLLPETLQPANRRRFEWHRANPLGALKQMRNYPGIGWVGLVFFLYWLAHAVYPAVWSFVSSYRYGWSEGQIGLSLGIFGVGGALVMAVVLPRVVSKFGERRTATLGLVFTALGMAGYAAAWQGWMVYVVIVATALESLADPPLRSIASVHVPPSAQGELQGALTSISSITTILGPLLFTQIFALFTSLAAGYAFSGAPYAVAACLIVASLSVFLLRVRHVGAFQVTEPTSVNGPREQFAPRSQAPAD
- a CDS encoding MATE family efflux transporter, whose translation is MLTANRELVSAQTDNSWGTHFRASVYLGVPFIGAQLAQLAINTTDVLMVGRLGAVQLAAIILATQFFFTIFIFGSGFANAVVPMVAQAQGRGDRVSVRRSVRMGMWVVLLYGLVTAPILWMAEPILLLAGQKPEVSALAAEYLHIAQWAIFPSLIFMVLLAFLSGLERAGIILYVTLATLVLNAVLCYLLIYGHFGFPALGIFGAAVAALGVALLGAALTIGYIRSQPELDRHELFVRFWRPDWPAFREVIYLGVPISLTILAEVSLFTVASLLMGTIGTIELAAHGIALQFASIAFMIPLGLAQAGTVRVGLAYGSGDLLGVRRAAVAVLALGSWFAAVGSTIFALLPYQLATLYLDTGRPDAAEVLAFAGPLIVIAGAFQLVDGLQAIAAGMLRGLKDTTVPMILAMISYWPIGFVCAWAFAFPLEFGGVGVWFGFALGLAAAALLLNWRFFRLIHSMRRPAAV
- the coaD gene encoding pantetheine-phosphate adenylyltransferase: MTTAFYPGSFDPMTNGHLDVLVQALNVASKVIVAIGIHPGKTPLFSFDERAGLIRRSLSESLPQRAGDIAVVAFDNLVVDAARQHGASLLVRGLRDGTDLDYEMQMAGMNRQMAPDIQTLFLPAGTASRPITATLVRQIAAMGGNVSAFVPGPVFQALQAKHKA
- a CDS encoding peptidylprolyl isomerase encodes the protein MKILQFAFAGALALATLTGGAQAQSSDNFLTIELKDGPVVIELRPDIAPKHVQQIKELAAAGEYDNVAFHRVIKGFMAQTGDVQYGDMKDGFQPESAGTGGSSKPDLKAEFSDVPFERGTIGMARSQSPDSANSQFFIMFAPGDFLNGQYTVVGKVVEGMENVDNIKLGDDANNGAVTDPDRMISVKVGK